One genomic region from Blattabacterium cuenoti encodes:
- a CDS encoding Nif3-like dinuclear metal center hexameric protein, translating into MEVFVRDIADKLENLAPIEYADSYDNVGLIVGSFHQKVRKILITLDLTEEVFYESINKKCNLIISFHPIIFKPIKNITGKTFSERVIISALKNDVSIYVIHTNLDLVWEGTSDYVSKLLKINKERVLIPKKETIKKMITYVPVHYAEKVRNSLFEVGAGNISNYSHCSYNFDGFGSYMGNKKTKPFSGKKEIFHMEKETCIGVIFPSHKLNLVKEALFKNHPYEEVAYEIYNIENVNPYIGIGFIGNLVKEMNEYDFLLFLKNRMNFPCIRHSHFTEKKIKKVAMITGSGRFGIETAIKEEADVFISSDLKYHDFFKSENRILIVDVGHYESEKIAKKLLKSFLDKNFTSISISESEVQTNPVKYIY; encoded by the coding sequence ATGGAAGTATTCGTAAGAGATATAGCTGATAAACTAGAAAATCTAGCACCTATAGAATATGCAGATTCCTATGATAATGTTGGATTGATAGTCGGATCTTTTCATCAAAAAGTAAGAAAAATACTAATTACTTTGGATCTCACTGAAGAAGTTTTTTATGAATCTATCAATAAAAAGTGTAATCTGATAATATCCTTTCATCCTATCATTTTTAAACCCATAAAAAATATAACTGGAAAAACATTTTCAGAAAGGGTTATAATTTCTGCATTAAAAAATGATGTATCTATTTATGTTATTCACACTAATTTGGATTTAGTATGGGAAGGAACTTCTGATTATGTATCCAAATTGTTAAAAATTAATAAAGAAAGAGTCCTTATTCCAAAAAAAGAAACTATAAAAAAAATGATCACTTATGTTCCAGTTCATTACGCAGAAAAAGTAAGAAATTCTTTATTTGAAGTAGGAGCTGGAAATATTTCTAATTATAGTCATTGTAGTTATAATTTTGATGGATTTGGAAGTTATATGGGAAACAAGAAAACCAAACCATTTTCTGGAAAAAAAGAAATTTTTCATATGGAAAAAGAGACTTGTATTGGTGTTATTTTTCCCTCTCATAAATTAAATCTTGTCAAAGAGGCTCTTTTTAAAAATCATCCTTATGAAGAAGTAGCTTACGAAATTTACAATATTGAAAATGTTAATCCTTATATAGGAATAGGCTTCATAGGAAATCTAGTGAAAGAGATGAATGAATATGATTTTCTTCTTTTTCTAAAAAATAGAATGAATTTTCCTTGTATTCGTCATTCTCATTTTACAGAAAAAAAAATTAAAAAAGTAGCTATGATAACAGGTTCAGGTCGTTTTGGAATAGAAACCGCTATCAAAGAAGAAGCTGACGTTTTTATATCCTCTGATTTAAAATATCATGATTTTTTTAAATCTGAAAATAGAATCTTGATTGTAGACGTCGGTCATTATGAATCCGAAAAAATCGCTAAAAAATTATTAAAATCTTTTTTAGACAAAAATTTTACTTCTATTTCTATTTCTGAATCAGAAGTTCAGACTAATCCAGTTAAATATATTTATTAA
- a CDS encoding zinc ribbon domain-containing protein: MVHKIQEAITVVDKLRALYNLQLIDSRIDEIRKFRVNIPMEIQNLEEELDQMKKNLKNVHEDILFIKENIDKQNKNIKSSETLIKKYEKQKDNVKNHKELYSLDKEIDYQKLEIQLSKKRIKELNVKIDKKEDLLGKKENILKNKEEHLFHKKKELNKILLKNDKEEKILLEKSLFFSKKVDSSLLKTYKKIRNGVKNGVAVAPVQRGAPLGSYLAITPQKYSELIQRNKLLIDEHSGRILIDAELAEEEKKKSFVFCSKKKKK; the protein is encoded by the coding sequence ATGGTCCATAAAATACAAGAAGCTATCACTGTAGTAGATAAATTGAGGGCATTATATAATCTTCAATTAATCGATTCTCGTATAGATGAAATACGAAAATTTCGTGTAAATATTCCCATGGAAATCCAAAATTTGGAAGAAGAATTAGACCAAATGAAAAAAAATTTAAAAAACGTTCATGAGGACATTCTTTTCATAAAAGAAAATATAGATAAACAAAACAAAAATATTAAATCTTCAGAAACATTAATTAAAAAATATGAAAAACAAAAAGATAATGTAAAAAATCACAAGGAATTATATTCTCTTGATAAAGAAATTGATTATCAAAAACTGGAGATTCAGTTGTCCAAAAAAAGAATCAAAGAATTGAATGTTAAAATTGATAAAAAAGAAGATCTTCTAGGAAAAAAAGAAAATATTTTAAAAAATAAAGAAGAACATCTTTTTCACAAAAAAAAAGAATTGAATAAGATTCTCTTAAAAAACGATAAAGAAGAAAAAATTCTTTTGGAAAAATCTTTGTTTTTTTCCAAAAAAGTTGATAGTAGTTTATTAAAAACCTATAAAAAAATAAGGAATGGAGTGAAAAATGGAGTGGCTGTTGCTCCAGTCCAAAGAGGAGCTCCATTGGGTTCTTATCTAGCAATTACACCTCAAAAATATTCAGAACTGATACAACGTAATAAACTTTTAATAGATGAACACAGTGGAAGAATATTAATAGATGCTGAATTAGCTGAGGAAGAAAAGAAAAAATCTTTTGTTTTTTGTTCTAAAAAAAAGAAAAAATAA
- a CDS encoding thioredoxin family protein, producing the protein MVRTYSSSEIKIQIKDFNLLEVSSGKKKFLKNFFSDKATVIMFICNHCPYVKHINAELVRLSNDFIPKGISFLAINSNDANKYPEDSPENMKKVHYLLGYPFPYFFDETQEVAKYYCAKCTPEFFIFSGKGNLCYHGQLDDSRPGNKIPVTGCDVRNVLKNILKGTNINPIFKLSYGCNIKWKT; encoded by the coding sequence ATGGTACGAACTTACTCTTCTAGTGAAATTAAAATTCAAATAAAAGATTTTAACTTATTAGAAGTTTCTTCAGGAAAGAAGAAATTTTTGAAAAATTTTTTTTCGGATAAAGCAACTGTAATTATGTTTATTTGTAATCACTGTCCATATGTGAAACATATTAATGCAGAATTAGTGCGTTTGTCTAACGATTTTATTCCGAAAGGAATTTCATTTTTAGCTATCAATTCTAATGATGCAAACAAGTATCCGGAAGACTCTCCGGAAAATATGAAAAAAGTACATTATTTGTTAGGTTATCCTTTTCCTTATTTTTTTGATGAAACACAAGAAGTAGCCAAATATTATTGCGCAAAATGTACTCCGGAATTTTTTATATTTTCCGGAAAAGGGAATTTATGTTATCATGGTCAACTAGATGATTCTAGACCTGGAAATAAAATACCAGTGACAGGTTGTGATGTGAGAAATGTATTAAAAAATATTTTGAAAGGAACAAATATAAATCCAATTTTCAAATTAAGTTACGGATGTAATATCAAATGGAAAACATAA